The following is a genomic window from Lysinibacillus sp. G4S2.
AAAACACTCAACGGCTATTTCAGGAGGGCTACTTATTCTTATAGGGGTTATTGAAATGTTTTCTTAAGTTAGCGATTCTGTCATGCGTGGCGATTATCGTTTTGTCGTCCAAGGTAAAAAGGAGTTTTCCTCTTTCATTGGGAAGCTTCTTTTTATATGAAGAAAGTCGTCGAAGTAAAATTCCTGTAGTCTGAGAAATCTGATCAGGTAACACATGCAACTGCTCGGATAAAGCACATAATCGCTCGGGTATGCCGAAAAAGTGATCGGGTAAAGCCCAAAACCGCTCGGGTATGCCGAAAAAGTGATCGGGTAGCGCCCCGAACTGCTCGGGTATGCCGAAAAAGTGATCGGGTAAAGCCCAAAACCGCTCGGGTATGCCGAAAAAGTGATCGGGTAAAGCCCCGAACCGCTCGGGTATGCCGAAAAAGTGATCGGGTAAAGCCCAAAACCGCTCGGGTATGCCGAAAAAGTGATCGGGTAAAGCCAAAAACCGCTCGGGTATGCCGAAAAAGTGATCGGGTAACATCCAAAACCGCTCGGGTATCCAGTAGAACTGCTCAGGTAAAGTCCCATCTGTCCAGATAAGCCGAAGAACTGCGGTTAGTAGAACTGCTTAGGTAGAAATAAGTCCCAAAGGAAATCTCGAATCCAAACCACCAACCACACACAACCTTCGAAATGAAAACCTAGTATCATTGATTGAAAAAATTTTTAATAATCACTTGACGTAATTTAATTATTAATATATAGTAAGTTACATAAAGTAATTGATTACTTTTAGTAACTAATGTATACTAGGATGTACAAAAGAAGTAACTACAAATATTTATTCTCAGAATACTGGGGAACATAATTAATGTAGTTACTTCATATTTTAACATATATCTCGAATTCGAGATATAATAACCAAATTGGAGGAATTTATAATGACAAAATGGAACATTGATTTAGGACACTCAGCAATTAACTTTCAAGTAAAACACATGATGGTATCAAAAGTAAAAGGTGTCTTTGATACTTATTCAGCAGATATTGAAGCAGCAAATCTTGCAGATTTAACAACAGCAAAAATTGGCTTTACAATTGATGCAGCTAGCATTAACACACGTAGTGAAGATCGTGATAATCACTTAAAAGCAGCTGATTTCTTCGATACTGAAAATTATCCAACAATCACGTTCAAGTCAACAAACATTACAAAAAAATCAGCAGATGAATATGCGATTACAGGTGACTTAACAATTAAAGACGTCACGAAATCAGTTACATTTGAAACTGAATTTAATGGTAAAGGTACAAATCCGTGGGGCCAAGAAGTTTATGGCTTTGAAGCTGAAACGACAATCAATCGTGAAGAATTTGGCTTGACTTGGAATGCAGCTTTGGAAACTGGCGGTGTTCTTGTTGGTAAAGACATTAAGATTACAGTTGAATTAGAAGTAAATCCGGCTTAATCTTGTATACTGTGCCTCGATAAATATTATCGGGCACATTTTTTTTATTTTCTAAAACTAATTTGTAAAAATAATACAATAAATAAGTTTCTTGTATAATTTTAGTAATTACTGCATATAAATCATCATATTGTTTTTGGGGGCGATGGGATGAATGTATTAGTAACAGGTGGTTATGGTTTTATAGGTAGTGCAGTGGCAAGACGTTTCTTTAAAGAAGGGGCAAATGTTTATATTATTGATAATTTAAGCACAGGTCATTTACGCAATGTTGACTTTAAGCATAAATCTTATCTTTTGAATGTGGAAGATGAAGTTTGTGAGCATCTCTTTAAGGAAATATCATTTGATGTGGTCATCCATTGTGCAGCACAAACAAGTGTCCAAAAATCAATGCATGAGCCTGTGAAGGATGTTTTAACGAATATTGTAGGGCTTAGTCAAATGCTCTTCTTATCGTCAAAATATAAGGTACAGCATTTCGTTTTTGCCTCTTCTGCAGCTGTTTATGGTGATAGTCACTATCCACCACTAGAAGAAACAGATGTTAGTGAGCCGATTTCTATGTATGGATTAAATAAAAGTATTGGTGAAACATACTGCGAAAAATGGCAAAAAGATTATCGTTTACCAACATTAATATACAGATTTGCTAATGTATTCGGTCCAAGGCAATGTATGCATGGGGAAGCGGCAGTTATTCCAAGCATGCTAAGAAGCAGTATTGAAGGAAAGCCCTTTACGATTTATGGAGATGGAGAACAGACACGAGATTTCATTTATGTAGATGACATTGCAGATGCCATTTATGCAGGTGTACAGGCTAGATTACAAGGTATTTATAATGTATCGACTAATGAGGCATGGTCAATTCATCAAGTCATTTTATTACTACAGCATTTAAACCATCCTTTAGAAATTCAATATGCTCCTGCAAGAGAGGGAGATATTGAGCACTCGTTTTTAAATAATGAAAAGTTGGCGAAGGCAATAGGATGGAGACCAAAAACTTCTTTTGCGGAAGGCATAGAGCGTACATTGCAAGCATTACAAAATGAAAAGATAGTAGAAATTTAAACAAATTGTAAAAGTATGTCCACAGTACCTCGCTTAGTACTCAAATATGAAGATGAAGATTTTTAAGTGTAGTATTTGACGATTTACCCTACTATATAGGGAAAATCGTCTTTTTATATTTTTACAGGCGTGTTGATTAGGAAAAAATAGGTTTATTATTGATCGATGAAAGGGTTTTTCTTGTTGCTAATTAGTGTCGAGCCCCAAAACAGAATCGCTAAAGCTACTTTCGTTCGTTTTATAGGAATACTTTGAAGATTTATCGAAACAAAATCGCTCTTTATCGAAACTATTTGAGCTTTTATCGAAACAAAATCTTATTTTATCGAAACTATTTGGGCTTTTATCGAAAAACAAGCTCTTTCTATCAAAGAAATCAACCACATGTTATGATGAAGAGCTTGTAGCGTTGGGCTACTCGACGCTCGCTCGCAGGAAGCCTTGCTCTGTGCGAAAGCGCAGCGACAGCAACAATACGAGGTTGGTCACGGAAGCGTTATTACAGGACGTGATGCTCTTAGCCTTCGTTCCTCTGCCGGCTTGCTCCATGGTCTCATCTGTGACACTGACCCCCCAAGGAGTCGCCCAGTCTCCACTCAACTTATTTACATAGCATACGTTTTAACATATGTCATCCACAACTTTTGGTGATGAGCCATTACGCGGAGTAATAGGCGTTTTTTTACGGCTATAGTATAATTATCTTAAAGGAATGTTGCGGAATTGAACGGGGGCTTGTATATGTTAGTAGATTTTAGAGTGAAAAATTGCTTGAGTTATAACGATGAAACGCTATTTTCGATGGTGGCGGGAAGCCGCATTCGAAAATTAAAGGACACACATACGATAAAATGTGACTCGTTTCGCCTTGTAAAAAGTGCCTTTATTTTCGGACCAAATGGAAGTGGAAAATCAAACTTATTCACTGCTATTAAAGTGTTGCGTTCTTTGTTGTTTAACTTTGAAAATCTTAATAATGTCAAACAACTGCGCTTACCCTATCAACCGTTTAAGCTAGGAAGTCAGCAAGGGCAACCAACAGAATTTATGATTTCATTATTACTCGATGGGGTACTGTACGATTATGAGGTACAGTATAATGCATCGCAGGTACTTTATGAATGCCTAACTAAAACGACAAAGTCCGTGAAAGAACAGCTCTTTATCAGACAGTGGGATGGGACAGAATATTTGTATAAAACTGCCCAAAATACAGCACTAGAACTGACAAAATATACGCGTAATAATACAGCTTTCTTATCAGTATTAAATGTCTTTAATGACCCAGATGCTACGAAAATATTTGATTGGTTTTTACATAAAATCCTATTTTTAGATGAGGCAAATCGGTTATCAAGTCATCCGCTTATTCGTAAACTTGAAGAGGAGCCATTTAAGAAAGCGGTTATTAAGTTACTAAAGATTGCGGATTTTTCTATTCAAGATGTGACGGCAAGACGCGTTGAGCGAAGAGAGAAAAATACCATTGGCTATGAATTTGACACACCAGAGGTTATACAAGAGGTGGATATTGATTTGCACTATTTATCGTTCAATGAAGCAGGTGCACCGATAGGCACAGAGACGATCAATTGGACGATGGATTCAAAGGGTACAGTCCGTATGTTACATTTAGCATGTGTTATGGTAGATGCATACAATAAAGGAAAGACCATTTTTATAGATGAATTTGATACGGCATTTCATGTGTCTATCTGCGAATTTTTAATGGCCATTATGAACAGCAAACGTAACGCTACGAATCAATTTGTTGTTACAAGTCATGAAATTGATTTATTAGATCAGCCACTACGTTCCGATCAAATATGGTTTGTGAATAAAAGCTTTAAAAATGAATCCGAGTTATACTCCTTATTTGATTTTACAGATTTGCAGAAGAAACGTGGAGATATTTCCTATGCCAAGCGTTACTTAAAGGGCGAATTCGGGGCAACACCGGTTATTAATGAATATTTATCAGATCAATATTTAACTTCTTTCAGCGGGTATCCAAACACCCGCTGAAATAGAGGAACTCAGTCTAAGAACGCTACGTCCTGTGGCAATTTATCTGTGCGAAAGCGTAGCGTCAGCAACACATGACTGAGTGACCAACATCATGTTACTGACGCTACGTTAGCACTGCGCTTTCGTACAGAAAACATTTGTTGGCCCAAAGCCTCTGGCGGATGTCACGGAATTGGAAAGGAGTGCTTTGTGCAAGCACAAAGCCGATTCCGGACGCAATTATGCCGAGGCATAATTGATAGGGAAGTGGAGGTTTCTGAGCAATGAGAGTACGTCAACAAGGTAACCGAACACTGCGTAAAACAATATTAATTTATTGTGAAGGTGAAACCGAGCGCATTTATTTTGAACAAATGCGTATTTTAAAGCGCTCAAAAATGGTAAGTGTCAAAATAAAAAACGTTAAGCGTTCAGCTATTAAGCTAGCCCAGCATGCATATCGAGATTCAAGCTATCAATATTTTGATGAGGTTTGGATTGTTTTTGATAAGGATGATTTAACCGAAAGGCAATTAGAGGAAGTTAATGACTTTTGTGAGGAGCAAAATATTCATATTGCCTACACAAATGAAGCGTTTGAATTATGGCTGCTGTTGCATTTTGAAGAGGTCGATATTTCGGAAAAGTATCCTCGTGCTGTCTTAAATGACAAGATGGAGCAGCATCTTGGGATTTCACGCTATTTTCGTCATAAAGCGGATGAGTCAGTCATTGCACCTATCGCACTTCGACATGAGGTCGCTATTAAAAATTGCACGGAAATGATGGCACTTCGCAAGACAGAAAGCCGTGACAACCCTTATTGCAACATACATGAAATGATACAATACATATTTTAACTTCTTTCAGCGGATATATGGACACCCGTTGAAAGAAAGGAACTCAGTCTAAGAACGCCACGTCCTGTGGGAATTTATCTGTGCGAAAGTCACGTTAGCACTGCGCTTTCGCACAAAAAACATGTGGTACTCATCGGCCCCCTAGACAGCCATAATGGGAACGGAAATCAACCACACGTTATGGTAATGAGCCAAAAATATGACAATTAATCTGTACATT
Proteins encoded in this region:
- a CDS encoding YceI family protein, giving the protein MTKWNIDLGHSAINFQVKHMMVSKVKGVFDTYSADIEAANLADLTTAKIGFTIDAASINTRSEDRDNHLKAADFFDTENYPTITFKSTNITKKSADEYAITGDLTIKDVTKSVTFETEFNGKGTNPWGQEVYGFEAETTINREEFGLTWNAALETGGVLVGKDIKITVELEVNPA
- a CDS encoding NAD-dependent epimerase/dehydratase family protein, coding for MNVLVTGGYGFIGSAVARRFFKEGANVYIIDNLSTGHLRNVDFKHKSYLLNVEDEVCEHLFKEISFDVVIHCAAQTSVQKSMHEPVKDVLTNIVGLSQMLFLSSKYKVQHFVFASSAAVYGDSHYPPLEETDVSEPISMYGLNKSIGETYCEKWQKDYRLPTLIYRFANVFGPRQCMHGEAAVIPSMLRSSIEGKPFTIYGDGEQTRDFIYVDDIADAIYAGVQARLQGIYNVSTNEAWSIHQVILLLQHLNHPLEIQYAPAREGDIEHSFLNNEKLAKAIGWRPKTSFAEGIERTLQALQNEKIVEI
- a CDS encoding ATP-binding protein, whose amino-acid sequence is MLVDFRVKNCLSYNDETLFSMVAGSRIRKLKDTHTIKCDSFRLVKSAFIFGPNGSGKSNLFTAIKVLRSLLFNFENLNNVKQLRLPYQPFKLGSQQGQPTEFMISLLLDGVLYDYEVQYNASQVLYECLTKTTKSVKEQLFIRQWDGTEYLYKTAQNTALELTKYTRNNTAFLSVLNVFNDPDATKIFDWFLHKILFLDEANRLSSHPLIRKLEEEPFKKAVIKLLKIADFSIQDVTARRVERREKNTIGYEFDTPEVIQEVDIDLHYLSFNEAGAPIGTETINWTMDSKGTVRMLHLACVMVDAYNKGKTIFIDEFDTAFHVSICEFLMAIMNSKRNATNQFVVTSHEIDLLDQPLRSDQIWFVNKSFKNESELYSLFDFTDLQKKRGDISYAKRYLKGEFGATPVINEYLSDQYLTSFSGYPNTR
- a CDS encoding RloB family protein, which produces MRVRQQGNRTLRKTILIYCEGETERIYFEQMRILKRSKMVSVKIKNVKRSAIKLAQHAYRDSSYQYFDEVWIVFDKDDLTERQLEEVNDFCEEQNIHIAYTNEAFELWLLLHFEEVDISEKYPRAVLNDKMEQHLGISRYFRHKADESVIAPIALRHEVAIKNCTEMMALRKTESRDNPYCNIHEMIQYIF